In one Stenotrophomonas maltophilia genomic region, the following are encoded:
- a CDS encoding LacI family DNA-binding transcriptional regulator, producing the protein MATIYDIAKHVGVSAGTVSRALSRPDKVLPATRTRIEQAAAALGYVPNTVARTLKTQRSGKILVTVPDIANPFFAQILQGAEDAAQAVGYAVLLGDTQHRPDREERYAQMLRRNEADGLIVLGHRLPPTARAIVEQQGAAAPVVNGCEFDPALGLPSVHIDNAAAARAVMEHLYGLGHERIAVVGGPPDNPLHQQRLEGARAAGRARGRLRQLSVVPGDFSVESGHAAATALLAAASAPTAIFCFSDQMALGTLAACRELGVRVPEELSIVGFDDLASSRYLTPPLTTIRQPMREIGDRAVKLLLAIIEGVDVPLQQTLDFSLMLRGSTASPGHR; encoded by the coding sequence ATGGCCACCATCTACGACATCGCCAAGCACGTCGGCGTCTCCGCCGGTACGGTGTCGCGGGCGCTGTCCCGGCCGGACAAGGTGCTGCCGGCGACGCGCACGCGCATCGAACAGGCCGCCGCCGCGCTGGGCTATGTGCCCAATACGGTTGCCCGCACGCTGAAGACGCAGCGCAGCGGCAAGATCCTGGTGACCGTGCCGGACATTGCCAACCCGTTCTTCGCACAGATCCTGCAGGGTGCCGAAGACGCGGCCCAGGCCGTCGGCTACGCGGTCCTGCTGGGCGACACCCAGCATCGACCCGACCGCGAGGAGCGCTATGCGCAGATGCTCCGTCGCAACGAGGCCGATGGCCTGATCGTACTGGGCCATCGCCTGCCGCCTACCGCGCGCGCGATCGTCGAGCAGCAGGGCGCCGCCGCGCCGGTGGTCAACGGCTGTGAATTCGACCCCGCGCTGGGCCTCCCCAGTGTCCACATCGACAACGCTGCCGCCGCGCGTGCGGTGATGGAGCACCTGTACGGACTGGGACATGAGCGGATCGCCGTGGTGGGCGGGCCCCCCGACAACCCCCTGCACCAGCAGCGGCTGGAAGGGGCACGGGCGGCGGGCAGGGCGCGCGGCCGACTGCGCCAGTTGAGTGTTGTGCCGGGTGACTTCTCCGTCGAATCCGGCCATGCGGCGGCGACGGCACTGCTGGCCGCCGCGTCGGCGCCGACCGCGATCTTCTGCTTCAGTGACCAGATGGCACTGGGAACCCTGGCGGCCTGCCGGGAACTGGGCGTCCGCGTGCCCGAGGAGCTGTCCATCGTCGGTTTCGACGACCTGGCGTCGTCGCGTTACCTCACGCCGCCGTTGACGACCATCCGGCAGCCCATGCGGGAGATCGGCGACCGCGCAGTCAAACTGCTGCTCGCCATCATCGAAGGTGTCGATGTCCCGCTTCAGCAGACGCTGGACTTCAGTCTGATGCTGCGTGGCTCGACAGCGTCGCCCGGGCACAGGTGA
- a CDS encoding AI-2E family transporter encodes MQDALVAQPRPPVARIAAWSLMLLGMWLVLKLGLVVTLLSGLLVFQLTHLLASTVERRLPPGRARAIAVIVLSAVIIGVLVLAGIGVASFFRTETGGPDALLARLMDILNTSRHQVPALLQPYIPEDMPALRAALNEWAAEHQRQLGVAGTSAVQIGVRVLIGMVLGAMIALYDELPLPTMGPLAQELIGRTGRLATAFRQVVFAQVKISLLNTVFTAIFLLGVLPLFGVHLPLSKTLVLITFIAGLLPVVGNIISNTVITIVALSVSFYVAVVALLYLVVIHKLEYFLNARIVGGEIQARAWELLLSMLVMEAAFGLPGLVAAPVFYAYVKRELVDQRWI; translated from the coding sequence ATGCAAGACGCCCTCGTTGCCCAGCCCCGGCCTCCCGTTGCAAGGATCGCGGCCTGGTCATTGATGCTGCTGGGGATGTGGCTGGTACTGAAGCTGGGCCTGGTGGTGACGCTGCTGTCGGGCCTGCTGGTGTTCCAGTTGACCCACCTGCTGGCGTCGACAGTGGAGCGGCGCCTGCCGCCCGGGCGCGCGCGTGCGATCGCGGTGATCGTGCTTTCGGCCGTCATCATCGGCGTGCTCGTGCTGGCCGGCATCGGCGTGGCGTCCTTCTTCCGCACCGAAACCGGCGGGCCGGATGCGCTGCTGGCGCGCCTGATGGACATCCTCAACACCTCGCGTCACCAGGTGCCGGCGCTGCTGCAGCCCTATATTCCCGAGGACATGCCGGCACTGCGTGCGGCATTGAACGAGTGGGCGGCAGAGCATCAGCGGCAGCTGGGCGTCGCCGGCACATCGGCGGTGCAGATCGGCGTGCGCGTGCTGATCGGCATGGTGCTGGGGGCGATGATCGCGCTGTACGACGAGCTTCCGCTGCCGACGATGGGGCCGCTGGCGCAGGAACTGATCGGCCGTACTGGCCGCCTGGCGACCGCATTCCGCCAGGTGGTGTTCGCGCAGGTGAAGATCTCCCTGCTCAATACCGTGTTCACCGCGATTTTCCTGCTGGGGGTGCTGCCGCTGTTCGGCGTGCACCTGCCCCTGTCGAAGACGCTGGTACTGATCACGTTCATCGCCGGCCTGCTGCCCGTGGTGGGCAACATCATCTCCAATACCGTCATCACCATCGTTGCCCTGTCGGTATCGTTCTACGTTGCGGTGGTGGCGCTGCTGTACCTGGTGGTGATCCACAAACTCGAGTACTTCCTCAATGCCCGCATCGTCGGTGGCGAGATCCAGGCCCGTGCGTGGGAACTGCTGCTGTCGATGCTGGTGATGGAAGCCGCCTTCGGCCTGCCGGGGCTGGTCGCTGCGCCGGTGTTCTATGCCTATGTGAAACGGGAACTGGTGGACCAGCGCTGGATCTGA